The Amycolatopsis coloradensis sequence GTGGGTTCGATCGAGGTCAACGGGATTCCTTCCGGCCGGCAACTGTCCACTGTGTTCGAGAGTGCCAGACGGACACACCGCTGGCACGACGCGGCCGAGAGCATTGTCTCGTCGTGTCCTGTCCGCTAACATCGCCGTAACGCGACTGTCGAATCGATTCGACAATCGAATCTCTCGCTCGATCGCCACACGGTCACCACCGCTCGAAACTCGCCGAATATCGCCGCCCGTTTCGTCGAAGCGCTTCGATTACTCGCGATGGAGTCTTCATGAGCAGAGCAACTCTCCTCGCCCGCCTACGCCGGATGGGCATGTTCACCACGACGATCGCCCTGGTGCTGGGCCTCGCGTCACCCGCGGTCGCGGACGAGCTGAACGCTCTTCCGTTCCGTGATCCTGGCCTTCCGCTGACCACTCGGGTGGACGATCTGGTGCGGCGGCTGACCCTGGCGGAGAAGGTGTCGTTGCTGCACCAATTCCAGCCGGCGATCCCGCGGCTGGGCATCCCCGAATTCAAGACGGGAACCGAGGCCCTCCACGGTCTCGGCTGGACGACGGAACGCACGAACGGCGCCGTCGTGACCGCGAGCGCCACGGTCTTCCCTCAGGCGATCGGGCTCGCTTCGACGTGGGACCCCGCGTTGATCGAACAGGTCGGGGCGGTCGTCGGTGACGAGGCGCGGGGCTACCACTCGCAGGACCCCGGGTTCTGGGGACTCCAGCTGTGGGCACCGGTGGTGAACCTGCTGCGTGATCCGCGATGGGGGCGCAACGAGGAGGGCTACTCGGAAGATCCTCTGCTGACCGGGGCGATCTCGACGGCGTACGGCAAGGGGATGACCGGCGACCATCCCCAGTACCTCAAGACCGCTCCGGTGCTGAAGCACTACCTGGCCAACAACAACGAGATCCGCCGCGACACCACGTCGTCCAACCTGCGCCCGCGAGTGCTGCGCGAATACGACGAGCAGGCGTTCAAACCGGCTATCGCGGCCGACGCGGCGACCGGCGTGATGGGGTCGTACAACCTCGTCAACGGACGGCCCGCGACGGTCAACCCCGACCTTGACGACGTCGTGCGGACGTGGACCGACAAGACGCTCTACAACGTCAGCGACGCGTCCGCCCCGTACAACCTGACAGGCTCCGAGAAGTACTACGGAACCAACGAGGAAGGGTTCGCGGCCACCCTCAAAGCCGGTCTGGACGGCTTCACCGTCGACAACCAGAACCCCGGCCCCACCATCAAGATCATCACGTCCGCGCTGGCCAAGGGGTTGCTCGCCGAGGCCGACATCGACAAGGCGGTGAAGCACGTCCTGAGCGTCCGCTTCCGGCTCGGCGACTTCGATCCGGACGGCGGCCCGTACGCCAAGATCGGCAAGGACGTGGTCAACAGTCCGGCGCACCGGCAGCTCGCCCGCAAGGCGGCGGGCGAGGCCATGGTGCTGCTGAAGAACGACCGCGGCGCGCTGCCGCTGGACCCGAAGCGCGGAGTCGCGGTCATCGGGCCGTTGGAGAAGACCCTGTACACCGACTGGTACTCCGGCGGACTGCCGTACAAGGTGACCCCGGTGGACGGGATCCGCGCGCGGCTCGGCGGCGGGGCACAGATCACCGACACCGAGGCCGTCGACAGGATCGCCTTGCGCGACGCCGCCACCGGCAGGTACCTCAGCGGCGGCGCGGGTGAGGCGGGCGCGGTGCTCAAGACCGGCGCCACCAGTGCCGGGGCCACGGAGCAGTTCGACGCCTTCGAGTGGGGCGATGGTGTGCTGACGTTGCGCAGTGTCGCGAACGGGAAATACGTCGAGCGGCAGAACCTCGCCGATGCCACCAGCCCGTTCCTCAACCAGGCGCCGCAGCCGCGGGACTGGTTCGTCCACCAGCAGTTCAAACTGGAGGACGCGGGTGACGGCACGGTCGTGATCAGGTACGCCGGTTACGAGCTTCCGAACGACTGGGACGGGCCGAACAACTATCTCACCGTAGCCGCCGACGGCACACTGACCCTGGGCTCGCCGAACGCGGCGGGAGCGACCAAGTTCCGCAAGGAGCAGATCACCTCGGGAATCGACAGCGCGGTGAAGGCGGCACGATCGGCCGAAACGGCGGTCGTGGTCGTGGGCAGCATGCCGTTCATCAACGGCCGGGAAGACCACGACCGCACCACGACGGCGCTGGCCCAGAGCCAGAGCGAACTGATCAAGGCCGTGCGCAAGGCGAATCCGAACACCGTCGTGGTGGTCGAGAACAGCTATCCCACGACCTTGAACTGGGAGCAGGAGAACATCCCGGCGATCGTGTGGACCTCGCACGCCGGCCAGGAGACCGGCAACGCGCTCGCCGACGTGCTGTACGGCGACGTGAACCCGGCGGGCCGGCTCACCCAGACCTGGTACCGCTCGGACGCCGATCTTCCGGACATCCTCGACTACGACATCATGAAACGCGGCAGCACCTACCAGTACTTCACCGGTGATCCGCTTTACGCCTTCGGTCACGGTCTGTCCTACACGAACTTCCGCTACAGCGACCTGCGTCTCGGCAATCCGGGTCCACAAGGGACGTTCGAAGCGACGGTGAAGGTGACCAACACCGGGAAACGTGCCGGTGACGAGGTGGTGCAGCTCTACACCCATCAACTCGTGTCCCGCGACAAGCAGCCGAATCAGCGGCTCCGCGACTTCGAACGGGTGCACCTGGAACCAGGGCAGACCAAGACGGTGCGCCTGTCGGTGCCCGACCTCCGGCATTGGGACGTCACCCGGGGCAAATGGGTGCTGGAATCGTCCGTCCACGAGGTGATGGTCGGTGCGTCCGCCGCCGACATCCGGCTGCGCTCGGCGATCCCCGTTCGTGGCGAGCAGATCCCGCCGCGCGACCTGACGCGGAACACCAGGGCGATCGACTTCGACGACTACTCGGGCGTCGAACTAACCGACGAAAGCAAGGTCCGTGGCGACGCCGTCGGAGTCGGCGCGGGAGACTGGCTGTGCTTCAGCGACGTGGACTTCCGTTCCGGGGCACGGACGTTCACCGCCAGAACGGCTCGCGCCGAACCAGGAACGTCCACGGTGGAAATCCGGCTCGGCGGCCCGCGCGGCAGGCTGGCCGGAACCGCGCAGATCGCCAGTACCGGCGACAAGTACACGTACTCGACGACCACCGCGACGTTGTCCGGGCTGAACGGGCGACACGACGTCTACCTCGTCTTCACCGCCGATTCGAGAATCAGCACGTTTTCTCTGCGGTAGCGGTCCATTTGGTGAAAAGACACGGAAGGAACCCGGCTATGCGTAGGCAAGCACGATCCTTGTTGAGCAGTGTCGTCATGGCGTTGGTCGCCACCCTGACGATAGGAGGGACGGCGCAGGCCGCCACCTGGAGCTCTTCGGACAAGTGGGGGAGCTGGTCGAACGGCGGCTACACCGTCCGCAACAACGTCTGGGGCGGAGGCGCCGGCCCGCAGTCGATCTGGGCGAACTCCTACAGCAACTTCGGCGTCTGGGCGAACCACCCGAACACCGGCGGAGTGAAGTCGTATCCGCATTCGGCGAAGAACGTCGGCCGCCAGTTGAGCGGTCTGCGGAGCCTTTCCAGCAGTTTCGACGTCTCCAGGCCGGGCGGCGGCGCCTACGCGACGGCGTACGACATCTGGGCGAACAACAACGCCTACGAGATCATGCTGTGGATGAACAAGCAGGGTGCCGTGGGCGCGATCGGTTCGAAGGAGACCACGGTGGCGGTCGGCGGCCACACCTGGGACGTCTACCGGGGGAGCAACGGCGCCAACGCGGTGTTCTCCTTCCTGCGCACCTCCAACACGAACGCGGGTTCGGTCGACGTGCTCGCCGTGCTGAACTGGATCAAGAATCGCGGCTGGTACGGCGACGTGACGGTCGGTGAAGTGCAGTTCGGCTTCGAGATCACGTCGTCCAGCGGCGGCATGAACTTCTCGTCGAACAGTTATTCCGTCTCGTCGTCCTGATCGGTAGCCACTTTCGCGACACACACGACCCCGCCTGGATCAGGTCCGCACCGGCGGAGATGCCCGACCGTACCGCTCCGACTTGCGGGTCCGGTGCCGTCGTGTCACCAATGGACATGTTCTGAGTGGCGCGAACGGCGAGAGGACATGTACAGCCGGTGAACCTGACTCTCGTCGCCGTGCTCGGCGTCGTCCTCATCGTGGTGGTGGCCGCGTTCTCCGAACGGCTGAACCTGGCTGCTCCGCTGAGCCTCGTGGTGGCCGGGATCGGGCTGAGCTTTCTGCCGGGCGTCCCGCATCCGGAGGTCGAACCCGAGCTGATCCTCGCCGGGGTGCTCCCTCCGCTGCTGTATTCGGCGGCGGTGAACATGCCGATGGTCGACTTCCGACGGAACATCCGGCCGATCACCGGCCTCGCGGTCCTTCTCGTGGTGGGGACGACACTGGGCGCCGGCTGGCTGTTCCACTGGCTGGTGCCGGGGATCGGGTGGCCCGCCGCGTTCGCGCTCGGCGCGGTCATCAGCCCCACCGACGCCGTCGCGGCGACGTCCGTGGGGCGGCGACTCGGTCTGCCACCCCGGCTGCTGACCGTGCTCGAAGGCGAAGGGCTGGTCAACGACGCCTCAGCGCTCGTGCTGCTGCGGTCCGCCGTCGCCGCGGTCGCCGGGTCGGTGTCCGTCTGGGGCGTGGTGGGCGAGTTCGTCTTCTCGGTCGTCGTGGCGGTCGGGATCGGGATCCTGGTCGGGGTCGTCAACGTGCGGGCGCGCGCCTTGCTGGGCAACGCCGTGCTCAACACGGCCATCTCGTTCGTGGTCCCGTTCATCGCCTTCCTTCCCGCGGAAGAGGCCGGCGCCTCGGGCGTGCTCGCCGTCGTCGTCGCCGGCCTGGTAACCGGTCATCTCGCCCCGCGGCACCTGCGCGCGACGGACCGCCTCGCCGAGACCGTCAACTGGCGCACCGCGGCGTTCCTGCTGGAGAGCGGGATGTTCCTGCTCATGGGACTCAGCGTGAAGACCCTCGTCGACGAGGTGCACGAGGACGGTTCGAGCGTCTGGCGCGCGCTCGCCATCGGCCTGGCCGCGTCGGCGCTCGTCATCGTCGCGCGCGTCGTCTTCGTCGGACCGCTGGTCGCCGGCCTGTACCGCGAGCAGCGAAAAGCCGCGCGATTCAAACCGCGACTGGAGACCACGCAGGCGGTGCTGCGGGGCGACGAGTCGAATCCCGCCGTCACCGAGCGGCTGGACAAAGCGTCACCGAGACGGGTGGCGCATTTCCGGAAACGGCTCGATCGCGCCGCCGCGGACGTGGAGTTCCGGCTCACCGAGACTCTGGGCTGGCGCGGCGGTGTGGTGCTCGGCTGGGCGGGGATGCGCGGCGCCATCACCCTCGCGGCGGCGCAGACCCTTCCGCAGGACACCCCGGACCGCGCCCTGCTGGTCCTGATCGCCTACGTGGTGGCGACCACGACGCTGCTGGTCCAGGGGATGACCCTCCCGGCGGTCATCCGTGCGGCGCGTGTGCCCGAGGAGGATCCGGACCGGGCGCGCCAGGAGTACGTCCGGCTCATGACCGAGCTCGCCGACGCGGCGAAGTCCGTTTTGGACGATCCGGCCGACGGGCCGTTCAGCGAGGCGGTCCTGGACCGGGTGCGCTCGGACGTGCGCGTCCCGGGCAAAGCGACTGCGGGCCGTCCGGCGCCGGAACAGGTCGAGAGCGTGCAGCAATATCTGCGGTTGCGCTTGCGTGTCCTCACCGAACAGTCCGAACGCCTTCAGCGAGCCCGGTCGAGCGGCGGATACAGTTCCGAGACGGTGAGCCGGGCGCAAACAGCCCTCGACGTGGAGATGGCCCGCCTCGAGCAGCTGGCGGATAAACCGGCGTCGTGACCGACCGCTGGAGCCGACAAGGCGGCGATAGTGATCTAGGACACAATGTCTCCGGCATTTGCCCCGAACCGTCCGCATCGGCAAAGTCAACGATGCTTACATGCGCGGTATGAACGGATACGACTGGGCTCCGCCCACGGCTGCGGAAATGGCCGTTTGGGAGGCCAAGGCCGCGGAATTCGAACGCCTCGCCGCCGAACAGGCCGAAGAACGTTTTACCGGTCATTCGGATAGCGGCCTCGTCGAGGCCGAAGTGGACGGCAACGGACGGCTGACGGACCTCGACGTGAGCGCCGAGGCGCTGCGTCAGGCCTACCCGCAGAACATCGGCCCGGACACCATCGAAGCCATCGTCGCAGCCCGGGCCGCGGCCGGCGCGGCAGGCCGCGAGAAGGCCGCAGGAATCCTCCCGGGGGTGCGCGCTTGAGCCGCAGGCGCAGGCTGGAGAACCTGGTCAGCGAGATCGAGGAGCGCGACGCCGCGCTCACGACAGCGCTCGCGAACGCCAGGGAGCAGGCCATCGAGGTCGACATCCCCGGCGAGCTCGGCGTCGTCGAGGTCTCCGGTGCCGGCCAGCTGCAACGCATCGAAATCGACCTCGAAAACCTCCCCTACACCACGGCCCAGGCGTTGAGCGAGAGCCTGCTGGAGGCGATCGTCGCCGCCGAGGAGCACGCGCAGGCACTCAGGCAGCAGGCCCTCACCGCCTCGCGCCCCCGCTGATCACCGAACGGAGAACGACTTTGGCTCGAATCGAAGGCACCGGTTACTACGTCGTACCGGACGCCCTCCGCAAGAACACCGAGGCGTGGGTCACCACCGGGGACGCCTGGCGGGAGTTCGTCGACCGCGGCAGCGACTACGCGGCCATGGCCCCCGCCGACATGGGGCTGCTCGGTATGAAGACCGGTTTCCCCACGGACTACAACGTCGCCCGCGAGACCATCCTGAAGACCGCTCGGATCGGCATCGAGCAGATCGACGAGGTCCGCGGCAACCTGGACAAGGTTGCCAAGGAGTACGAAAACCGCGACGCCGAGTACTACGAGAAGTTCGGATACATGGGTGGCGACGACGACGCTGCGGACAGCCGCTTCTAGGCCCCGGCACACACTCGAAACTTAAGGAACAGAACAGAGCATGGCGACACGCCAGAAGGCCGAGTGGCCTGAGAACGCGGCCAAGAAAGTCCAGGAGAAGGCCGAAGAGCACGAGCACAAGGGTGCCCTCGACACCTTGTTCATGATCCGGGATCTCCTCTTCGGCAACGCCGATCGGATGGAAGAACTGGCCGTGTGGTGGGGCCAGGCCTGGTACATGGTCGACTCGGAGACCGCGATCGACGACTCGCGCAACAACCTCGCCGCGTACTGGCAGGGCGGCGGGTACGACTCGTACAACACCTACGCGATCAACGCCACCAAGCGCATCTCCCGCAACGAAGGTGTGTTCAACGAGATCGCCGGCACGATGGAGAGCTGCATCGACATCGTCTACGAGACCTACGGCGACGCGATCGCTTTCATCAGCGAGTGCGCCAACCAGATCGCCGAGGCTTCGGCGAACTTCCTCGAAGACCTCATCAACCCCTTCGGTGAGGCCGCGAACGTCATCCGCCTGCTCAACGGTTTCGTCCAGAACGTCAGCGATCTGGTCGAGGCCTCCGTCCGCAAAATGGGCGACCTGCGCCAGATGGGCGTGTTCCTCGCCCGGCAGGCGAACGACTTCAGTGACGTCAAGGAGATGGCCGAGGCGGCCGGGAACCCCGAACTCTGGGGGGTCAAGCCGGTGCCGAAGGAACCCGCGGCCGCGCAGTGACGGACGAACCGACGAAAGAGCCCGACGGCGAACGACTGCTCGAGAACCCGTGGGATCCGGAGACACTCGCCGCCAAACGCAAGAAGGCGGGCAAGCCGAAGGCCAGGATCAGGGGGGCGGGCAAGCCCGCCGAGGAGGATCCTGAGTTCCGGCTCAAGTTCGGGAAGGCCTGGTAGTGACCCCGGCGGGTCCCCATAGGACGAAATGTCCTATGGGGACCCCTCGTGACACGCTCGCGCGCAAAGGACCTCAGCCGATGGACGGGATGCGCGCCGTGGGCGGCACGACCGGCGTTCATGACGCAGTTGGTGCTGCGACGCCGTGCCGCGTGGAAACGCGTGGTCGTCGTGGAGCTGGGTTGGACAAGTGCTACGGGGTGTGGCCGTGGACTGCGTGCCGGACCTCGACCACGCGGGGGTCATCGGCGCGAAGGCGACCCGGTCACGTCAGCCGGTATTCCATCGCGTACCGACCGGCAGCCACGGATTTTCTGGGCCGTTAGAGGGGGCGTTTGAAGCTCGCACATGTGCCTAGACGTGGTCTCAAAACTTAAGGGTGTGTCACTGCGTAACCTGCCGGTCCTGGTCGTCGATCGTGGGCAGTCGTGGCGAAGACGACGCAGCAGCGGCGGGTCGAAGACCGGCTCTGGGAGCTGATCGAACCCCTGATCCCGTCCCGACCAGCGCCGCGCGGTCCGGGTGGGCGGCCCCGGATCGATGACCGTGCCGCGCTAGAGGGGATCTTGTTCGTGCTCGACACCGGCTGCCGCTGGCGAGAACTACCCGAGCAGCTCGGATGCGGGTCCGGGCACAGCACCATCGACGGGGATGAACGAGCACTCTCGTCGGGAAGTGATCAGCCATCGGTGGGGCCGCCTCTTCAGAGGCGTTCGATGCGGTCGGCCTGCGGGCCCCGGTCGCTGTGACGCACCGTGTACCGGACCCGGTCACCCTTCTGCAGCGGCTCCGACCCCATGATCACGGACACGTGGGCGAAGAGATCGTCGCCGCCTGCGTCCGGGGTGATGAAGCCGAAGCCGCGGTCGTCGTCGTAGCGTGCGACGACGCCCTCGCCGCCTCGTACGGGCACGTCCCGCGCCGCCGGCCCCGCGGCCGCGGCAGGTGCCGGCCGCTGCGGCGCCGTCTGGGGCTCGGCGCCCCGGACCAGGTGCACGTCGCGGGCCTGCGGGCCTTTGTCTCCACTAGCTACCTCGTAGGCGACGCGGTCGCCCTCCGCGAGCCACGTCAGCCCCTCGGCCAGGGCCCGGGCGTGAACGAAGACGTCCCCGGCGCCGGAGTCGGGGTTGATGAAGCCGAAGCCCTTGTCCTCGTCGTACCAGGCCACGGTGCCGTCGGCACCGTCCGCGATACCAGCCGCAGCGGGTGAGCCGGCCCCTGCTCCCAGCGGGATCACGTGCCCGGCCTGCGGGCCGCGCTCGCCTTCGACGATCAGGAAGGCCACCCGCTGCCCCTCGGTGACCACGCCGCCGGTCACGATGGCGGAGCTGTGCACGAAGATGTCGGCGCCGCCGCCGTCCGGCGACGCGAAGCCGTACCCCTTGCCCGGCTCGTACCAGTTGACGGTGCCGAGCAGGCCCACGGCGCTGCCGGTGGCCGCATCGGCGGTGACGCGAACGCGCAGCGCCTGGGGCCCGCGGTCGTTCTCGCCGACCTCGAACACGACGGCCTGACCCTCGCGGAGCACTTTCGCGCCGCCGTCCCCGACGATCTCGGAGGCGTGCACGAACACGTCCGGCGAGCCGTCGTCGGGCGCGAGGAAGCCGAAACCCCGTTCGGCGTCGAACCAACGAACGGTCCCTTGCGGCATCAAAGACTCCAAGTCGAGAGGGCGGGCACTGGCCCCCAGTCTCTCTGACAGACCTCCGGTCCGTCAGGCCGGGCCCACAGGCGGGCGGTGCGGAGCCAGGGGCGGGCCGTTGGTTCACCTAGCGACACGCCGAGTTTTGAGACCAGGTCTTAGTCAGGCTTCCGGTGAGCCTTGTGTCGAACACGTAGCCCTTGAATCTGCCTTGAGGCGTGCCGCCTCCCTCGATTAGGGCCGGTAGTGCGTCGCGGAGCAACCGCCGCAGGCACGCATCCAACCCTGCTGAGGTGTGTCTGCCCCCCGACTTCACCAGCCCTTCCTGACTTACCCGCCGAGGTGAAGTCCTCGTCGGAGGCCGTCTCCGGCCTGATTGGCCATTCCTCGGACGTGCTCGACAGGCATCTCCTCAGCTTGGGTGCCAGCGGAGGCCTCTTCGACTGGGCTTCTGGACGGTCCGCGCCTTCCGGACCGTCCTCGTCCAGTGACGAGGACGAGGACGAGGACGATAAGCTGGTCGAGCAGCAACCCGACCGCGTCAAAGCCTTCTTCCGCAAGGCATCCGTCCACTATGCTGCAGACTAACACGCCATAATTGCCTTACGGATCAATAATCACCTTGCCACTCACAAGGGACGATCGGATCAGACCACGGCTTGGAAAAAATAGTCCCACGGGTAGGCGTCGACTACGTCGCCGTCGCTGATCTGCTCGAGTTTGTAGCTGATGGTCGTCCCCTCCGGGAAGTTGTAGTTACACTCCTCCGTCCCGTTCTCCGAACCGTTGTAGTCCCTGCAGAACCCCGAGGTCTTGCCGTGCTCGTTCGGCCTCGAGCTGTTCCAACGCAGTCGCGCGCCGTTACCGTCCCAGGTCTGGTCACTAATCTTCATGCGGTCTCCGTAGCTGATCACGCAGCCCCAGTCGTCATTGAGGTAGATCTTCGTACCGGAGCAGGAGGCCCGATCCTCGGTCTGCGCCTGTCCTCCGTCCGCCGCGCTCGCGGCGGTAAACCCCATCGTGGCTACGGAACTGATCGCCAATGCCGCCACAGCTGCAGTTCGCTTCATCTTGCGCACTTTGTTCCCCCTCATTCTTTTCGTCAGTGCCGCGTTCGCGGCGTTCCCGGGCGTGGAATTCAGCCCTGCGGCAGATTCCGCCACCCGAACGCGGTCCGAGCCGCGACGGACTCCATCGTCAGCAGCCAGACGATCGGAGGCAAGGCGGTCGGCGGAGATTGGGACGCTGGGACGAAACAGTGGCCCTCACCAGCGGGAACGCGCCGTCCCGGGACGAATCGGCCCGCCATCCGTGCCGAACCCCGCCTGTGTCCGCCCGAGGCGCCTGTGCCATCCCGGTTGACGGCCAAAAGATGATGCTCGGAGGATGGATGCGGACGAGGTAGACATCGACCCACTTGCAAGTAAACTACTCTCAGTCATCAGTAGCGGGGTATTGCCTGGTCATAAGGCAGGGAGTACGCGAAGCATGAAGTCGCAGGGAAAATATCTACAAAGACTGAATACTTCTGCGCACACGACTTTGTTCAGGATGCGTCGTTTAAGTGGTAGATAATGTTGTACGGCTTGCAGAGCGTCGACTCGTACTGCAAACAATTTCGTCGTTCGGCTTGAAGCGTCCACTATGGACCGTCTCGTCCGGTCCTGGGCCGTTTCACGATCGATCGCAGTGGCACCTACCCGCCTTGGGTGGTCGCAACTGGGAGATCTGACCCTCGGGCTGCCGGGAGTTGGGTGCAGGTGCCCGATGTCTCTCGGTGGCTCTACCGGCACATGGCCAGGCAGGATCTCTGGGTCAGGTTGGAGGTCAATGTCGCCCCATGCTGGCGACGTCTGCGCTGGTCAGGTGGTTCTTGGTCCAGGATGAGATGCGTCTCAAGTTGTGCTAAGCCAACCTGCAGGCCGGGCGTCTCCGGTTGGAAGCCGGTCGGTGTTTCACCGTGCGAGGCACTGTCCGATTCGTCTGCGGCCTGCCGTTACCGGTGGTCCCGAACGACGTTCGGAACCACCGGCTTCATCTACCTACATATAGAAGTCAGCCGTGCTGGCTGGCCCACCATTTCTGGCCGGCCTCGGGCAGGGTGGAGATAGGGTCGTAGTAGGGGTAGCGGCGCTGCAAGGCTTCGGGGTCCTCGTGTTCGATCCCGGTCCGGTAGTTCTTGGTCCAGTAGGAGATCCCCAGCTCGCGGTCGTACTCGGCCAACTGGTGCACCCACCGCTTCCCGACGTAGGGCACGTCGCAGACGATGCGGGGAGTCGCGTAGCCGGGCAGGTAGCCCATGATCGCGTGCTGCAGTTCCTGTGCCTCGTGCACGGAAACCCGCCAGTGCTCGGCGTTCGGGATCATGTCGCACATGTAGAAGTAGTACGGCAGGATGTTCGCCTCGCCTTGCAGCGCGAAGCACAGGTCCAGCAGGTCGGCCGGGGTCGCGTTGACGCCCTTCATCAGCACGCCCTGGTTGCGCACGTCGCGGACGCCGACGTCGAGGGCGGTCCTGGCGGCTTCGGCGACCAGCGGGGTCACCGACTGGGCGTGGTTGACGTGGGTGTGGATCGCGAGGTTGACGCCGCGCCGCTGCGCGGTGCCGGCGACGCGTTCGAGCCCTTCGACGACCTTCGGCTGGATCCAGTGCTGCGGGAGGGCGGCGAGCGCCTTGGTCGCGAGCCGGATGTCGCGGACGGTGTCGATGTCCATCAGCCGCATGAGGAACGACTCCAGCTGCGGCCAGGGCACGTTGGCGACGTCGCCGCCGGAGACCACGACGTCACGCACGCCCGGGGTCTTCTTCAGGTACTCGATCATCGCGTCCTGGCGGTCGACCGGTTTGAGCGAGAGCTTGTGCTTCTCGACTTGCTCGGTGGAGTTGCCGACCAGGTCCATCCGGGTGCAGTGCCCGCAGTACTGGGGACAGGTGGAGATCATCTCGGCGAGGACCTTGGTGGGGTAGCGATGGGTCAGCCCCTCCACCACCCACATCTCGGCCTCGTGCAGTGAGTCCCGTTCGGAGTGCGGGTGACTCGGCCATTCGGTGTCGCGGTCGCTGCGCACCGGAAGCATGTAGCGGCGGATCGGGTCGGCGTACCAGGCCTCGGTCACCTTCGCCGGGTCGGTGCCCGCGTTGGGCGCCATCGTGTTGATCATCTGCGGCGGCAGCAGCATCGACATCGTGGCCATCTCTCGCTGGTCGGCGAGCATGTCCTCGTAGAAGCGCTCCTCGAGCAGGTCGCCCATGAGGGCGCGCAGTTGCTTGGCGTTGCGGATGCAGTGCACTCGCTGCCACTGCGCGTCACGCCACTCTGCCTCGGTCACGTCGTGCCAGCCGGGGAAGCGGCGCCAGTCGGGTTCGATCAGCTCGACACGGGTGTAGTCGTAGGGCTGATCGTAGGCGGCCACCGGCGAGGTCGGTTCCTGGATCGCAGTCACTTGTACTCCTCGTCGTCGGAAACGCGTGAAAATATCCTGTCACATCGTTCGGAAGACGTAAATATTCCTGTCTTGCGTGGTGTGTCGAAATGTCACCGACCCGCCGGTCACGTGGTCGTCCCCACGCTGCAAACTCGGGAGCGTGACGAACGCGCGAACCACGCTCCTGCTCGGCGGGCGTATCTACAGCCCCTCGGCCCCCGACGCCACCGCCATGGCGATCACCGACGGCACCGTCGTCTGGGTGGGACAGGACGGCCCGGCCAGGGCCCTGCATCCCGACGCCGAACTGGTCGACCTCGACGGCGCCTTCGTCGCCCCCGCCTTCGTCGACGCGCATGTCCACGCCACCGCGACAGGCCTGCATCTCACCGGGCTGAACCTCGCGAACATCCGCAGCGCCGGCGAGCTCCTCGCCGCGGTCCGCGATGCCGCCCGCCCCGGCCAGGTGCTCGTCGCGCACGGATGGGACGAATCCCGCTGGAGCGACAGCAGGCTGCCCAGCCGCGCGGAGATCGACGAGGCCTCGAACGGCA is a genomic window containing:
- a CDS encoding YbaB/EbfC family nucleoid-associated protein, coding for MNGYDWAPPTAAEMAVWEAKAAEFERLAAEQAEERFTGHSDSGLVEAEVDGNGRLTDLDVSAEALRQAYPQNIGPDTIEAIVAARAAAGAAGREKAAGILPGVRA
- a CDS encoding transposase; this encodes MAKTTQQRRVEDRLWELIEPLIPSRPAPRGPGGRPRIDDRAALEGILFVLDTGCRWRELPEQLGCGSGHSTIDGDERALSSGSDQPSVGPPLQRRSMRSACGPRSL
- a CDS encoding cold-shock protein gives rise to the protein MPQGTVRWFDAERGFGFLAPDDGSPDVFVHASEIVGDGGAKVLREGQAVVFEVGENDRGPQALRVRVTADAATGSAVGLLGTVNWYEPGKGYGFASPDGGGADIFVHSSAIVTGGVVTEGQRVAFLIVEGERGPQAGHVIPLGAGAGSPAAAGIADGADGTVAWYDEDKGFGFINPDSGAGDVFVHARALAEGLTWLAEGDRVAYEVASGDKGPQARDVHLVRGAEPQTAPQRPAPAAAAGPAARDVPVRGGEGVVARYDDDRGFGFITPDAGGDDLFAHVSVIMGSEPLQKGDRVRYTVRHSDRGPQADRIERL
- a CDS encoding sodium:proton antiporter, producing the protein MNLTLVAVLGVVLIVVVAAFSERLNLAAPLSLVVAGIGLSFLPGVPHPEVEPELILAGVLPPLLYSAAVNMPMVDFRRNIRPITGLAVLLVVGTTLGAGWLFHWLVPGIGWPAAFALGAVISPTDAVAATSVGRRLGLPPRLLTVLEGEGLVNDASALVLLRSAVAAVAGSVSVWGVVGEFVFSVVVAVGIGILVGVVNVRARALLGNAVLNTAISFVVPFIAFLPAEEAGASGVLAVVVAGLVTGHLAPRHLRATDRLAETVNWRTAAFLLESGMFLLMGLSVKTLVDEVHEDGSSVWRALAIGLAASALVIVARVVFVGPLVAGLYREQRKAARFKPRLETTQAVLRGDESNPAVTERLDKASPRRVAHFRKRLDRAAADVEFRLTETLGWRGGVVLGWAGMRGAITLAAAQTLPQDTPDRALLVLIAYVVATTTLLVQGMTLPAVIRAARVPEEDPDRARQEYVRLMTELADAAKSVLDDPADGPFSEAVLDRVRSDVRVPGKATAGRPAPEQVESVQQYLRLRLRVLTEQSERLQRARSSGGYSSETVSRAQTALDVEMARLEQLADKPAS
- a CDS encoding glycoside hydrolase family 12 protein, whose product is MRRQARSLLSSVVMALVATLTIGGTAQAATWSSSDKWGSWSNGGYTVRNNVWGGGAGPQSIWANSYSNFGVWANHPNTGGVKSYPHSAKNVGRQLSGLRSLSSSFDVSRPGGGAYATAYDIWANNNAYEIMLWMNKQGAVGAIGSKETTVAVGGHTWDVYRGSNGANAVFSFLRTSNTNAGSVDVLAVLNWIKNRGWYGDVTVGEVQFGFEITSSSGGMNFSSNSYSVSSS
- a CDS encoding glycoside hydrolase family 3 protein, with product MSRATLLARLRRMGMFTTTIALVLGLASPAVADELNALPFRDPGLPLTTRVDDLVRRLTLAEKVSLLHQFQPAIPRLGIPEFKTGTEALHGLGWTTERTNGAVVTASATVFPQAIGLASTWDPALIEQVGAVVGDEARGYHSQDPGFWGLQLWAPVVNLLRDPRWGRNEEGYSEDPLLTGAISTAYGKGMTGDHPQYLKTAPVLKHYLANNNEIRRDTTSSNLRPRVLREYDEQAFKPAIAADAATGVMGSYNLVNGRPATVNPDLDDVVRTWTDKTLYNVSDASAPYNLTGSEKYYGTNEEGFAATLKAGLDGFTVDNQNPGPTIKIITSALAKGLLAEADIDKAVKHVLSVRFRLGDFDPDGGPYAKIGKDVVNSPAHRQLARKAAGEAMVLLKNDRGALPLDPKRGVAVIGPLEKTLYTDWYSGGLPYKVTPVDGIRARLGGGAQITDTEAVDRIALRDAATGRYLSGGAGEAGAVLKTGATSAGATEQFDAFEWGDGVLTLRSVANGKYVERQNLADATSPFLNQAPQPRDWFVHQQFKLEDAGDGTVVIRYAGYELPNDWDGPNNYLTVAADGTLTLGSPNAAGATKFRKEQITSGIDSAVKAARSAETAVVVVGSMPFINGREDHDRTTTALAQSQSELIKAVRKANPNTVVVVENSYPTTLNWEQENIPAIVWTSHAGQETGNALADVLYGDVNPAGRLTQTWYRSDADLPDILDYDIMKRGSTYQYFTGDPLYAFGHGLSYTNFRYSDLRLGNPGPQGTFEATVKVTNTGKRAGDEVVQLYTHQLVSRDKQPNQRLRDFERVHLEPGQTKTVRLSVPDLRHWDVTRGKWVLESSVHEVMVGASAADIRLRSAIPVRGEQIPPRDLTRNTRAIDFDDYSGVELTDESKVRGDAVGVGAGDWLCFSDVDFRSGARTFTARTARAEPGTSTVEIRLGGPRGRLAGTAQIASTGDKYTYSTTTATLSGLNGRHDVYLVFTADSRISTFSLR